TTGCGGATTCTGCAAAAGTCAGATGAGATTTTTGCTCATTAACGCGCATTTCAAAAGGATTAATTTAGCCGAACCGGGCCGCGACGGCCCTGATCCAAGGAAAAAACTCCTTGAAACTGGAAAGCGCCCTGAAACTGGAGAACGCCATGAAACCGCAAAAGCCGATCCTGTTGCACGGCTTCGACAAATCGGGCCATTCGCACCGCGCCGAACTGATGCTCCGCCTGCTTGATCTGCCATTCGATTTTCATCAGGTCGATCTCGCCGGCGGCGAACAGCGCAGCGAAGCCTTTTTGACGCTCAACCCCTTCGCAACCGTGCCGGTGATCGAGGACGACGGATTCGTGCTTGCCGATTCCTGCGCCATTCTCGTCTATCTCGCGACCAAATATGACCCCGACGGAAGCTGGCTGCCGCGCGACGCCGAAGGCGCGGCGCGGGTCCAGCGCTGGCTTTCCGTGGCGCAGGGCCCGGTCTTCAACGGCCCCTGCCGCGCGCGCCTCGTCACCGTCTTCGGCGCCGATTTCGACCACGCCCTCGCCCGGGCGACCGCCGAAAAGCTGTTCGCGACCCTCGACAGCGTGCTGGCGGACAAAACTTTTCTCGTCAACGAGCGGCCGACCATCGCCGATGTCGCGCTCTATTCCTATATCGCCCATGCGCCGGAGGGCGGCGTCGCGCTCGATCCGCACCGGCATATCGTCGCCTGGCTCAAGCGCATCGAGGGCCTGCCCGGCTTCAAGCCGATGCCGGCGACCAAGGCCGGCCTGCTGGCGGCGTGAAAATGACCGACGCTCTCCCCGACCGCCGGCCGTGGAGCGAGGGCGAGGCCAAAGCCCAAGGCCTGGCCGGGGCGGCGGCGCCGCCGGCGCTCATCCGGACCTTTGCGACCGAGCAGCATCGCGAATTCTTCCCCCGCCTGCCGATGCTTTTCGTCGCCGGTCTCGACGCCTCGGGCGCTCCGGTCGCCTCGCTCTTACGCGGCGCGCCCGGGTTCCTGTCGCTGCCGGAGCCCCGCCGTCTGGAAATTGCGGCGGCCTTTCCCGAAGGCGACGCCATGACCCGCGAAAAGGGCGCGCCCTTTGGCGCGATCGGCGTGGAATTCGCGACGCGCCGGCGCAACCGGATCAATGGCCGCATCCTGGCCGCGAGCGCGGACAGGATGACCGTCGCGGTGGAGGAGGCTTTCGGCAATTGCCCGAAATATATTGTTCCGCGCGCGCTTTTGCTGGGCGACGCCGGGGCCTGGACCGACCTGCCGGCGTTCGACGCGCAAGCGCAAGCCATGATTGCCGGCGCGACGGTCTTTTTCGTCGCCACGCGCGGCCCGGACGGCGTGGATATGTCGCATCGCGGCGGACCGCCGGGCTTCGTCCGGATCGAAACAAATGGCGCGCTGCGCATTCCCGATTTTCCGGGAAACCGCTTTTTCAACACGTTCGGCAATCTGCTCGCCGACCCGCGCGCCGCTTTGCTCTTCCTCGACTTCCCCGCCGGCCGCGCCCTGCAGCTGACCGGCGCGGCGCGGGTGGAATTTACCGGCGAAGAAAGATTCTGGACTTTCACGCCGCGCGCCGCGCGCCTCCTCAGCGCCGAGCCTTTCGGGACATAGTCCTCGTAAAAACCTTCAGCGCCCGACCACCACGGCAATGGCGGCATATTGGCACGCGGCGGCGGCGGTGACGAAACTGTGCCAGATGGCGTTCTGGAATTTGAGGCTGTTCCAGAGATGGAACACGACGCCAACGGAATAGAGCAGGCCGCCGATGACGAGAAGGAGCAGGCTTTGCGGCGGCAGTTTGGCCATCAGTGGCCGGAAAGCCGCCACCCCGGCCCAGCCGAGCGCCAGATAAAGGCCGACCGCGGCGCGGTCGAATTTTCCGGGATATAAAATCTTGAACGTCGCCCCTGCAAGCGAGGCCGCCCAGATCA
This genomic interval from Candidatus Rhodoblastus alkanivorans contains the following:
- a CDS encoding glutathione S-transferase family protein → MLLHGFDKSGHSHRAELMLRLLDLPFDFHQVDLAGGEQRSEAFLTLNPFATVPVIEDDGFVLADSCAILVYLATKYDPDGSWLPRDAEGAARVQRWLSVAQGPVFNGPCRARLVTVFGADFDHALARATAEKLFATLDSVLADKTFLVNERPTIADVALYSYIAHAPEGGVALDPHRHIVAWLKRIEGLPGFKPMPATKAGLLAA
- a CDS encoding pyridoxamine 5'-phosphate oxidase family protein, coding for MTDALPDRRPWSEGEAKAQGLAGAAAPPALIRTFATEQHREFFPRLPMLFVAGLDASGAPVASLLRGAPGFLSLPEPRRLEIAAAFPEGDAMTREKGAPFGAIGVEFATRRRNRINGRILAASADRMTVAVEEAFGNCPKYIVPRALLLGDAGAWTDLPAFDAQAQAMIAGATVFFVATRGPDGVDMSHRGGPPGFVRIETNGALRIPDFPGNRFFNTFGNLLADPRAALLFLDFPAGRALQLTGAARVEFTGEERFWTFTPRAARLLSAEPFGT